One segment of Pantoea sp. Lij88 DNA contains the following:
- a CDS encoding RHS repeat-associated core domain-containing protein, with amino-acid sequence MDNHAARVGDEIIHSSIFADITSIVAEGAAYAVIGAAVGAAIVSAAPLLGTGVAAASVAAVGNSCLLSGILGGILANAVGLSKEISKAADELGNMIFPPSPAGVISSGSENVYVNGLLAARAAGMLTLGETPPPEPQSPQSFADYGGMLLSAVGQFGSAMWQPTVASADAGTSPLEQDKVACEKHSAPQYLAQGSKSVFINGQPAVRAKDKTTCDATVSDDVSPNVIIGGETVTVREIKSGKFPGLAVMMIGLSLLRGRPGQIIKNMPCALASAVGGMAADMAINAAFSSLFPVHAATGVKVLNDDAERDFSLPGRFPLSFQRSYNSLTQRAGLFGQGWATVFDSYLTLEGNRATWFDDNGRELSFDVPGEKEVLYSISEGLMVRRNESGDIAIADDDGAVWRLYRRTAADPQVLRLASLSDEYGNALEMGWDEQARLVRIHDAQLAIDVTLHYNDKQHARRPTSASHFDGDQHWPLTRWTYSDQGQLASVTDAAGVVSRRFRYNDDGLMVWHQLPGGLESEYRWQKLDHWRVVENRTNTGDGCHMHYDLEAGITRVSTYDGQQREHHWNAAGLITCFIDERGQKWRYEWDENELLTRRIDPLGNAVSFTYDDLGNRVEEKDADGGVQAVQWLSHRSLPTVVAGADGSTTKYYYDPHHGLERVVDALGQSTIYKRDESGLVVGEIDAAGNSYRREFNDAGQVIRETDCSGLTTRYRYHPLGWLSSVTAPDGEETRYHYDAAGRPLQLERAEGWEERLHWSENGLPLAYESADGKRSEFRYDNVGRLIASRNAQGETVQRSWDSRGRLTALQNENGEQYQFQWGADSLLLAQVGLDGVATRYGYDAAGRTVSRTFAAGHPQSITHRYHWSRAGQLLARTTPEGQTRYHYSGGGQLGKVSQHLPLSDTEWSQQAEQEITFKYDALGRIVAEQGEQGELAWEYDALGNCTALTLPDGRNLKQLYYGSGHLLSIALDNLPVTEFTRDTLHRELSRTQGGLTMRSEYDRSGRLRRRDVFRGDSQRPAPRVWSRRRDFDYGNNLIREERDDNPFSQTLWNYDNAGRLLSQDGAQPGNEQWRWDGAGNPLDRHSNAHVLHNRVTELNGIRWQYDIHGRTTEKDDGQARWRYRYDGEHRLTEVLSEPRDRNKPRTKVSFRYDPLGRRISKTSQQLLQGRPSGNAVTTRFVWEGYRLLQENHDGTPLTYVYSDSQSYEPLARIDGVESPEIYWFHNAANGMPELLTDGEGQKAWEGINSPWGKLLRESSQRMPVIQQNLRMQGQYLDRETGLHYNLFRYYDPDSGRFTQQDPIGLAGGINLYQYAPNALGWVDPWGLSRTCKDPSKEATKWQGPGNDVYPGVDVYKNRKLKKGTVLYALYPNGNQQPSYTVTFPTVRQYRGNPLGYHQALQVKLDPKWPVRTKLRAFYVSEDIDVAYGRAAANSKYGGGGGLQFFIPEESRHLLIPGKIIDI; translated from the coding sequence ATGGATAACCATGCGGCCCGCGTGGGCGACGAGATCATTCACTCCAGCATTTTCGCTGATATCACGAGTATTGTGGCGGAAGGTGCGGCCTATGCCGTTATTGGTGCCGCAGTGGGTGCCGCTATCGTCTCGGCAGCGCCCCTGCTGGGGACAGGAGTGGCAGCGGCGAGTGTCGCAGCCGTGGGTAACAGTTGCCTGCTCAGCGGGATTCTGGGGGGTATCCTGGCCAATGCCGTGGGTCTGTCAAAGGAGATCAGCAAAGCGGCGGATGAGCTGGGTAATATGATATTCCCCCCTTCTCCAGCCGGTGTGATATCCAGTGGTTCAGAGAATGTCTATGTTAATGGTCTTTTAGCCGCACGCGCGGCCGGGATGCTCACGCTAGGTGAGACACCGCCACCGGAACCGCAATCGCCGCAGAGCTTTGCGGACTACGGCGGCATGCTGCTGTCTGCGGTCGGCCAGTTTGGCAGTGCAATGTGGCAGCCCACGGTCGCCTCTGCCGATGCGGGCACCTCTCCGCTGGAGCAGGACAAAGTGGCCTGTGAAAAGCACAGTGCACCGCAATATCTGGCACAGGGTTCGAAAAGCGTCTTTATTAATGGCCAGCCTGCAGTACGCGCAAAGGATAAAACCACCTGTGATGCCACCGTGAGTGACGATGTTTCCCCGAACGTCATCATTGGTGGTGAAACCGTCACGGTCAGAGAGATCAAAAGTGGCAAGTTCCCGGGTCTGGCCGTGATGATGATCGGTCTTTCCCTCCTTCGTGGTCGCCCCGGTCAGATCATCAAAAACATGCCCTGCGCGCTGGCCAGTGCCGTGGGCGGTATGGCGGCGGACATGGCTATTAACGCGGCCTTCTCGTCGCTGTTCCCGGTTCATGCGGCAACCGGCGTCAAAGTCCTGAATGATGATGCCGAGCGCGATTTTTCCCTTCCCGGACGTTTCCCGCTGAGTTTTCAGCGCAGCTATAACAGCCTGACTCAGCGCGCTGGCCTGTTTGGTCAGGGCTGGGCCACGGTGTTTGACAGCTATCTGACGCTGGAAGGGAACCGGGCGACCTGGTTTGATGACAACGGGCGCGAACTGAGTTTTGACGTTCCCGGTGAAAAAGAGGTGCTCTACAGCATCAGCGAAGGGCTGATGGTGCGGCGCAACGAGTCTGGCGATATCGCCATTGCCGATGATGACGGTGCGGTCTGGCGTCTCTACCGGCGCACGGCTGCCGATCCGCAGGTGCTTCGCCTGGCTTCACTGAGCGACGAGTACGGCAATGCGCTGGAGATGGGCTGGGATGAACAGGCTCGTCTGGTGCGTATTCATGACGCGCAGCTGGCGATTGACGTCACACTGCACTATAACGACAAACAGCATGCGCGGCGCCCGACATCCGCCAGCCATTTTGATGGCGATCAGCACTGGCCTCTGACGCGCTGGACCTACAGCGACCAGGGCCAGCTTGCCAGCGTCACCGATGCCGCAGGCGTTGTCTCCCGGCGCTTCCGTTACAACGACGACGGATTGATGGTCTGGCATCAGCTTCCCGGCGGGCTGGAAAGCGAATATCGCTGGCAGAAGCTGGATCACTGGCGCGTGGTGGAGAACCGCACCAATACCGGTGACGGCTGCCACATGCATTACGATCTTGAGGCGGGCATCACGCGCGTATCGACCTATGACGGTCAGCAGCGCGAACACCACTGGAACGCCGCGGGCCTCATCACCTGTTTCATTGATGAGCGGGGCCAGAAGTGGCGCTATGAGTGGGATGAAAACGAACTTCTGACGCGCCGCATCGATCCGCTGGGCAACGCGGTAAGCTTCACCTATGACGATCTGGGTAACCGCGTTGAAGAGAAAGATGCTGACGGCGGTGTGCAGGCGGTGCAGTGGCTGTCCCACCGTTCACTGCCCACGGTGGTTGCCGGAGCTGATGGCTCCACAACGAAATACTATTACGATCCCCATCATGGTCTTGAGCGCGTGGTTGATGCGCTCGGGCAAAGCACGATCTATAAGCGGGATGAGTCCGGGTTGGTTGTCGGGGAGATCGACGCAGCAGGTAACAGCTACCGCCGTGAGTTTAACGATGCCGGGCAGGTTATCCGTGAAACGGACTGTTCAGGGCTGACCACGCGCTACCGTTATCATCCGCTGGGCTGGCTCAGCTCTGTCACCGCGCCGGATGGTGAAGAGACCCGTTATCACTATGACGCTGCAGGCCGCCCTCTTCAGCTGGAGCGTGCAGAGGGATGGGAAGAGCGGCTGCACTGGAGCGAAAACGGGCTGCCGCTGGCCTATGAGTCGGCTGATGGTAAGCGCAGTGAATTCCGTTACGACAATGTCGGGCGATTGATCGCCAGCCGCAATGCGCAGGGTGAGACGGTTCAGCGAAGCTGGGACAGCCGTGGCCGGTTGACGGCGCTGCAAAACGAGAACGGCGAGCAGTATCAGTTCCAGTGGGGCGCAGATTCCCTGTTGCTGGCTCAGGTTGGGCTGGATGGCGTTGCCACGCGTTACGGCTATGACGCGGCGGGACGCACGGTATCACGCACCTTTGCCGCCGGGCATCCTCAGTCCATTACCCATCGTTACCACTGGAGCCGTGCGGGACAACTGCTGGCGCGAACCACGCCGGAGGGCCAGACGCGCTATCACTACAGCGGTGGCGGTCAGCTGGGTAAAGTGTCGCAGCATCTGCCGCTGTCTGACACCGAGTGGAGCCAGCAGGCCGAGCAGGAGATTACCTTTAAATATGATGCGCTGGGCCGCATTGTTGCTGAGCAGGGGGAGCAGGGCGAACTGGCGTGGGAGTATGACGCGCTGGGTAACTGCACTGCCTTAACCCTGCCGGATGGCCGTAACCTGAAGCAGCTTTATTACGGCAGCGGCCATTTACTGAGCATCGCATTAGACAACCTGCCGGTCACCGAGTTTACCCGTGACACGCTGCACCGGGAACTGAGCCGGACGCAGGGTGGCCTGACCATGCGCAGTGAATATGACCGGTCAGGCAGACTGCGCCGCCGTGATGTGTTCAGGGGTGACTCGCAGCGTCCTGCACCGCGCGTCTGGTCCCGCCGGCGTGACTTCGATTACGGTAACAACCTGATCCGTGAAGAGCGTGATGATAATCCGTTCAGCCAGACACTATGGAACTACGATAACGCCGGCCGGCTGTTGTCACAGGACGGTGCGCAGCCGGGTAATGAACAGTGGCGCTGGGATGGCGCAGGCAACCCGCTGGATCGCCATAGTAACGCCCATGTCCTGCACAACCGTGTCACTGAACTGAACGGTATCCGCTGGCAGTACGATATCCATGGCCGCACCACAGAAAAAGATGACGGCCAGGCCCGCTGGCGATATCGCTACGATGGGGAGCATCGCCTGACGGAGGTGCTCAGCGAGCCGCGGGACCGTAACAAGCCGCGCACTAAGGTGAGTTTCCGTTATGATCCGCTGGGACGTCGCATCAGTAAAACCAGCCAGCAGCTGTTACAGGGAAGACCATCTGGCAACGCCGTCACGACGCGCTTCGTGTGGGAAGGTTACCGCCTGCTGCAGGAAAACCACGACGGCACTCCGCTGACTTACGTTTACAGTGACAGCCAGAGCTATGAGCCTCTGGCGCGTATTGATGGCGTGGAAAGCCCGGAAATTTACTGGTTCCATAATGCGGCCAACGGGATGCCGGAGCTGCTGACTGACGGTGAAGGGCAAAAAGCCTGGGAAGGCATAAACAGCCCGTGGGGCAAACTGCTGCGCGAGTCCAGCCAGCGGATGCCTGTAATTCAGCAGAACCTGCGTATGCAGGGCCAGTACCTGGACCGGGAAACCGGACTGCACTACAATCTGTTTCGTTATTATGACCCTGACAGCGGACGGTTTACCCAGCAGGACCCGATAGGGCTGGCTGGCGGGATCAACCTTTACCAGTATGCGCCGAACGCGCTGGGTTGGGTGGATCCGTGGGGGCTGAGTCGTACTTGTAAAGACCCTTCTAAAGAAGCGACTAAATGGCAAGGTCCGGGAAATGATGTCTATCCAGGTGTGGATGTTTATAAAAACAGAAAGCTCAAAAAAGGTACTGTTCTTTATGCGCTATATCCGAATGGGAACCAACAACCTTCTTATACAGTGACATTTCCTACAGTCAGACAATATAGGGGCAATCCATTGGGCTATCATCAGGCGTTACAAGTTAAATTAGACCCTAAATGGCCGGTTCGTACAAAATTAAGAGCTTTCTACGTAAGTGAAGACATAGATGTTGCTTATGGTCGAGCAGCAGCTAATAGTAAATATGGTGGCGGAGGCGGTCTTCAGTTCTTTATCCCTGAGGAGTCGAGACACCTTTTAATTCCAGGAAAGATAATAGATATATGA
- a CDS encoding DcrB-related protein: protein MNYHFNEGAFALFPADWQDTTMNILRDEASGLAWVVSRGVISEGSDAEKEFRRQWDTLRSQMGHIQQSEFVRSMAGVNNTLHAVEVETIFDRNGQAVWQKQLATQVPDSNIFMIFTLSAMRPFNEKDGQRWSAFKQSLSLNNPRKA from the coding sequence ATGAATTACCACTTCAATGAGGGCGCCTTTGCGCTTTTTCCTGCTGACTGGCAGGACACCACCATGAATATTCTCCGCGATGAAGCCAGTGGACTGGCATGGGTTGTCAGCCGTGGTGTTATTTCTGAGGGCAGTGATGCGGAAAAAGAATTCCGGCGTCAGTGGGACACGTTGCGGAGTCAGATGGGCCACATCCAGCAGAGTGAATTTGTACGTTCGATGGCCGGTGTGAATAACACATTACATGCGGTAGAAGTTGAAACCATATTTGACCGTAACGGGCAAGCGGTGTGGCAGAAACAGCTGGCTACACAGGTGCCTGACTCGAACATCTTTATGATTTTTACGCTCTCCGCGATGCGCCCATTCAATGAAAAAGACGGACAGCGCTGGAGTGCTTTTAAACAAAGCCTGAGTCTGAACAATCCACGGAAAGCATAA
- the tssI gene encoding type VI secretion system tip protein TssI/VgrG: protein MFDRITVLLPADGLLFHTLTGTETLSRPFVLTAELLATDARIDRHALLGKPVTFTLPTDGLMNALSPRYLNGKITRIAVRSQELSGTRYAVYQLTVEPDLWPMQRDRNLRIFQSQTVPQIVQTLLKEYAVNVETRLAGNYRVWEYCVQYQESSLDFISRLMELEGIYYFFSHEADKHTLVLCDAPDQHQAFPGYETIAYHVTPSGGVVTEEGISQWSLAESVTPGIYSTDDYDFRKPNAWMLQARQNPASPVPGSVDVYDWPGHFVDHSHGESYARIRQEVWQAEHHSVSGSGTATGIAPGFTFSIINAPHFSDNGEYLVTSATYDFAENSYASGDTGDSRHNIHFTVLPSSVTYRTPPETRWPKTHGPQTAKVVGPKGESIWTDRYGRVKVKFHWDRLAKGDDTSSCWVRVSSAWAGQGFGGVQIPRVNDEVVVDFINGDPDRPLIIGRVYNEASMPPWALPAAATQMGFLSRSKDGTAETANALRFEDKAGEEHLWIQAQKNMDTHVKNDESHSVGGERSHYVAKNELNRVEGNQIQAVKGGTEILTGLSKVDAVVEQYVLASGSQLRLVSGESAIELNANGTINLIGKDFNFFVENDGHITTGGKLNLNTSGAKPGTSAPGAGHKGDIDAAVKEKFTPGKENKAGAIASAPADASQNAGAAANSQAPSFSGFGADVDNMVEKSPTMKQDITTLKKRGWVFKEGAAGKGTFADRQSRTITVDKSNMNDAAKVVQSLSHESGHALYKPDINVTSRETYLNSALSDEGAATLNNIRVQREIIANQGGDIGIAGNAANQKGYNGIYDSLSKGNISESEARTQIGRIFGKGEKTSTTNQLYEDYYGGWYDKNYPTK from the coding sequence ATGTTTGATCGTATCACCGTCCTTCTACCGGCGGACGGCCTGCTGTTCCATACGCTCACGGGCACCGAGACGCTGTCCCGTCCGTTTGTGCTCACCGCCGAACTGCTGGCCACCGACGCGCGCATCGACCGTCACGCCCTGCTGGGCAAGCCGGTGACGTTTACGCTGCCGACCGATGGCCTGATGAACGCGCTGAGCCCGCGCTACCTCAACGGCAAAATCACCCGGATAGCGGTGCGCAGCCAGGAGCTGAGCGGCACGCGCTACGCGGTCTATCAGCTGACGGTTGAGCCGGACCTGTGGCCGATGCAGCGCGACCGCAACCTGCGCATTTTCCAGAGCCAGACGGTGCCGCAGATTGTGCAGACGCTGCTGAAGGAGTACGCGGTCAACGTTGAGACGCGGCTGGCGGGCAACTACCGGGTGTGGGAGTACTGCGTGCAGTATCAGGAGAGCAGCCTGGACTTTATCAGCCGCCTGATGGAGCTGGAGGGGATTTACTACTTCTTCAGCCACGAGGCGGACAAGCATACGCTGGTGCTGTGCGACGCGCCGGACCAGCACCAGGCGTTTCCCGGCTATGAGACCATCGCCTATCACGTCACCCCGTCGGGCGGCGTGGTCACGGAAGAGGGTATCAGCCAGTGGTCGCTGGCGGAGAGCGTGACGCCGGGCATCTACAGCACCGACGACTACGACTTCCGCAAGCCGAACGCGTGGATGCTGCAGGCCCGCCAGAACCCGGCGTCGCCGGTACCGGGCTCGGTGGACGTCTACGACTGGCCGGGCCATTTTGTCGACCACAGCCACGGCGAGTCCTACGCGCGCATCCGTCAGGAGGTGTGGCAGGCCGAGCACCACAGCGTCAGCGGGTCGGGCACGGCAACCGGCATCGCGCCGGGCTTTACTTTCTCCATCATCAACGCGCCGCACTTCAGCGACAACGGTGAGTATCTGGTGACCTCGGCCACCTATGACTTCGCCGAGAACAGTTACGCCAGCGGCGACACCGGCGACAGCCGGCACAACATCCACTTCACGGTACTGCCGTCGTCGGTGACGTACCGCACGCCGCCGGAAACGCGGTGGCCGAAAACCCACGGCCCGCAGACCGCGAAGGTGGTCGGCCCGAAAGGCGAGTCGATCTGGACCGACCGCTACGGCCGGGTGAAGGTGAAGTTTCACTGGGACCGGCTGGCGAAGGGCGACGACACCAGCTCCTGCTGGGTGCGCGTCTCCAGCGCCTGGGCCGGTCAGGGGTTCGGCGGGGTGCAGATCCCGCGGGTTAACGACGAAGTGGTGGTGGACTTCATCAACGGCGATCCGGATCGTCCGCTAATCATTGGCCGCGTGTATAACGAGGCGAGCATGCCGCCGTGGGCGCTGCCGGCGGCAGCGACGCAGATGGGCTTTCTGAGCCGGTCAAAGGATGGCACGGCGGAAACCGCGAACGCGCTGAGGTTTGAGGACAAGGCGGGTGAAGAACACCTGTGGATTCAGGCGCAGAAGAACATGGATACGCATGTTAAAAATGACGAATCACACAGTGTTGGTGGAGAGCGAAGCCACTATGTGGCTAAAAATGAGCTTAACAGGGTTGAAGGCAATCAGATTCAGGCCGTAAAAGGCGGAACTGAAATCCTGACTGGCCTGAGTAAAGTTGATGCAGTCGTTGAACAATATGTTCTGGCATCGGGATCGCAGCTGAGACTTGTTTCTGGTGAAAGTGCCATTGAACTCAATGCCAATGGCACAATAAATCTTATTGGAAAAGATTTTAACTTCTTTGTTGAGAACGACGGACATATCACCACCGGCGGTAAACTGAATCTGAACACTTCGGGTGCTAAACCTGGCACGTCTGCGCCGGGTGCAGGTCATAAAGGCGATATAGATGCGGCTGTTAAGGAGAAGTTTACGCCGGGAAAGGAGAATAAGGCAGGTGCAATAGCAAGCGCACCTGCCGACGCGTCACAAAATGCTGGCGCAGCTGCGAATTCTCAGGCTCCTTCTTTTAGTGGCTTTGGCGCAGATGTAGATAATATGGTTGAGAAATCACCGACCATGAAACAGGACATCACGACGCTCAAAAAGCGCGGCTGGGTTTTTAAAGAAGGGGCTGCAGGTAAAGGTACGTTTGCCGATCGTCAGAGCAGGACTATTACTGTTGATAAAAGTAATATGAACGATGCCGCAAAAGTGGTGCAGTCACTATCACATGAGAGTGGACATGCATTGTATAAGCCTGATATCAATGTAACCTCACGTGAAACCTACCTGAATAGTGCGCTTAGTGATGAAGGGGCAGCCACACTCAATAATATTCGTGTACAGCGCGAAATTATTGCAAATCAGGGCGGAGACATTGGGATAGCGGGCAATGCAGCAAATCAGAAAGGGTACAACGGAATCTATGATTCTCTCAGTAAAGGTAACATAAGCGAAAGCGAAGCCAGGACGCAGATTGGTCGTATATTCGGTAAAGGTGAAAAAACCTCCACTACCAATCAGCTTTACGAAGATTACTATGGGGGCTGGTATGATAAAAATTATCCGACAAAGTAA
- a CDS encoding PAAR domain-containing protein, which yields MGMPAARASVDKAAHDGPIQCGSPDVIIGGFPAARKGDEFSCKQHGGGIIVSGSGSVFVNGMALARQGDKTQCHAGGASAPAKCKPAPPQYWGGSLAKKAGDDGMLHGEHYDARILGAYASLKDSTNDGSYDTVSAGFSLENLTLANMKSDALLKGELRNKIADANATGSLYTGDSGIYGINGKAAAAGMQYGATGSIGTENTLYAIATGDVTLGTADAKAVAEVYTGNKGRYGFSVEGGAGAAAVKESVTGKVSLYGIVVADAKGGVHLGAVGAAGGLTAYADETDYSATVKLSGKLAFILGITGEINVKIALKPLRDLLFGERDSTEKSGSNGGADGAIINGCATVLVGG from the coding sequence ATGGGTATGCCTGCGGCCAGAGCTTCTGTGGATAAAGCGGCTCACGATGGCCCCATTCAATGCGGCAGTCCTGACGTTATCATTGGCGGATTTCCCGCTGCGCGAAAAGGTGATGAATTTTCGTGTAAGCAACACGGTGGCGGTATTATCGTCAGCGGCTCCGGCAGCGTATTCGTTAACGGTATGGCGCTGGCCCGTCAGGGTGATAAGACGCAGTGTCATGCAGGTGGGGCGTCGGCTCCCGCGAAATGTAAACCTGCACCGCCTCAATACTGGGGAGGCTCGCTGGCGAAGAAGGCTGGTGATGATGGGATGTTACATGGCGAGCACTACGATGCGCGAATTTTAGGGGCGTATGCCAGCCTGAAAGACAGCACTAATGATGGCAGTTATGACACTGTGTCGGCAGGATTTTCGCTTGAAAACCTCACATTAGCGAATATGAAAAGTGACGCCCTTTTGAAAGGTGAGTTGCGGAATAAAATAGCGGATGCCAATGCAACTGGCTCACTTTACACCGGTGATAGCGGAATCTATGGCATTAATGGCAAAGCCGCAGCGGCGGGTATGCAATATGGCGCGACGGGCTCAATAGGAACAGAGAACACATTGTATGCCATCGCTACCGGCGATGTGACGCTTGGCACTGCTGATGCAAAAGCGGTTGCAGAAGTATATACCGGCAATAAAGGAAGATATGGGTTCAGTGTTGAGGGTGGCGCAGGTGCAGCGGCAGTGAAAGAGAGCGTTACGGGGAAAGTTAGCCTGTACGGTATTGTAGTAGCTGATGCTAAAGGCGGAGTACATTTAGGCGCAGTAGGTGCAGCAGGAGGTTTAACTGCCTATGCGGATGAAACCGATTACTCAGCTACAGTAAAGCTCTCAGGTAAGTTAGCTTTTATACTGGGGATAACAGGCGAAATTAATGTAAAAATTGCATTAAAACCCCTCCGCGACCTGCTTTTTGGTGAAAGGGATAGTACAGAAAAATCTGGCAGCAATGGTGGTGCAGATGGTGCTATCATCAACGGTTGCGCAACGGTTTTAGTTGGCGGTTAA
- the tssI gene encoding type VI secretion system tip protein TssI/VgrG, with amino-acid sequence MFSRITAQLPADGLLFHTLTGTETLSRPFVLTAELLATDARIDRHALLGKPVTFTLPTDGLMNALSPRYLNGKITRIAVRSQELSGTRYAVYQLTVEPDLWPMQRDRNLRIFQSQTVPQIVQTLLKEYAVNVETRLAGNYRVWEYCVQYQESSLDFISRLMELEGIYYFFSHEADKHTLVLCDAPDQHQAFPGYETIAYHVTPSGGVVTEEGISQWSLAESVTPGIYSTDDYDFRKPNAWMLQARQNPASPVPGSVDVYDWPGHFVDHSHGESYARIRQEVWQAEHHSVSGSGTATGIAPGFTFSIINAPHFSDNGEYLVTSATYDFAENSYASGDTGDSRHNIHFTVLPSSVTYRTPPETRWPKTHGPQTAKVVGPKGESIWTDRYGRVKVKFHWDRLAKGDDTSSCWVRVSSAWAGQGFGGVQIPRVNDEVVVDFINGDPDRPLIIGRVYNEASMPPWALPAAATQMGFLSRSKDGNSDTANALRFEDKAGHEQIWIHAEKNMDTEVESCETHHVGVDRQKTIGRDEKVTIKRNRQANVGEHAVSNTGIQHVINVGEGETVLTMDKEGNALLEANTSIKLKVKENYILITPEAIQIQVKTGSIHAESELQALFKGNELTTLGTGKNAELKANDKVSITGTNITDIKGAVVNINS; translated from the coding sequence ATGTTCTCACGCATTACTGCACAGCTACCGGCGGACGGCCTGCTGTTCCATACGCTCACGGGCACCGAGACGCTGTCCCGTCCGTTTGTGCTCACCGCCGAACTGCTGGCCACCGACGCGCGCATCGACCGTCACGCCCTGCTGGGCAAGCCGGTGACGTTTACGCTGCCGACCGATGGCCTGATGAACGCGCTGAGCCCGCGCTACCTCAACGGCAAAATCACCCGGATAGCGGTGCGCAGCCAGGAGCTGAGCGGCACGCGCTACGCGGTCTATCAGCTGACGGTTGAGCCGGACCTGTGGCCGATGCAGCGCGACCGCAACCTGCGCATTTTCCAGAGCCAGACGGTGCCGCAGATTGTGCAGACGCTGCTGAAGGAGTACGCGGTCAACGTTGAGACGCGGCTGGCGGGCAACTACCGGGTGTGGGAGTACTGCGTGCAGTATCAGGAGAGCAGCCTGGACTTTATCAGCCGCCTGATGGAGCTGGAGGGGATTTACTACTTCTTCAGCCACGAGGCGGACAAGCATACGCTGGTGCTGTGCGACGCGCCGGACCAGCACCAGGCGTTTCCCGGCTATGAGACCATCGCCTATCACGTCACCCCGTCGGGCGGCGTGGTCACGGAAGAGGGTATCAGCCAGTGGTCGCTGGCGGAGAGCGTGACGCCGGGCATCTACAGCACCGACGACTACGACTTCCGCAAGCCGAACGCGTGGATGCTGCAGGCCCGCCAGAACCCGGCGTCGCCGGTACCGGGCTCGGTGGACGTCTACGACTGGCCGGGCCATTTTGTCGACCACAGCCACGGCGAGTCCTACGCGCGCATCCGTCAGGAGGTGTGGCAGGCCGAGCACCACAGCGTCAGCGGGTCGGGCACGGCAACCGGCATCGCGCCGGGCTTTACTTTCTCCATCATCAACGCGCCGCACTTCAGCGACAACGGTGAGTATCTGGTGACCTCGGCCACCTATGACTTCGCCGAGAACAGTTACGCCAGCGGCGACACCGGCGACAGCCGGCACAACATCCACTTCACGGTACTGCCGTCGTCGGTGACGTACCGCACGCCGCCGGAAACGCGGTGGCCGAAAACCCACGGCCCGCAGACCGCGAAGGTGGTCGGCCCGAAAGGCGAGTCGATCTGGACCGACCGCTACGGCCGGGTGAAGGTGAAGTTTCACTGGGACCGGCTGGCGAAGGGCGACGACACCAGCTCCTGCTGGGTGCGCGTCTCCAGCGCCTGGGCCGGTCAGGGGTTCGGCGGGGTGCAGATCCCGCGGGTTAACGACGAAGTGGTGGTGGACTTCATCAACGGCGATCCGGATCGTCCGCTAATCATCGGCCGCGTGTATAACGAGGCGAGCATGCCGCCGTGGGCGCTGCCGGCGGCAGCGACGCAGATGGGCTTTCTGAGCCGGTCGAAGGATGGTAACAGCGATACTGCTAATGCGTTGCGTTTTGAAGACAAAGCAGGACATGAGCAGATTTGGATCCACGCCGAAAAAAATATGGATACGGAAGTGGAAAGCTGTGAGACGCACCATGTCGGTGTGGATCGGCAGAAAACCATAGGCCGTGACGAAAAGGTCACTATTAAGCGCAATCGTCAGGCCAACGTGGGTGAACATGCGGTGAGCAATACGGGCATCCAGCACGTTATTAATGTTGGCGAAGGCGAAACGGTGCTGACCATGGATAAAGAGGGCAATGCGCTGCTTGAAGCCAATACCAGCATCAAATTAAAGGTGAAAGAGAATTACATCCTGATCACCCCTGAAGCTATTCAAATCCAAGTGAAAACAGGAAGTATCCATGCTGAAAGCGAGTTGCAGGCACTGTTTAAAGGCAATGAGTTGACCACTTTAGGTACCGGTAAAAATGCAGAATTAAAGGCGAATGACAAGGTAAGCATTACCGGCACGAACATCACCGACATCAAAGGCGCGGTCGTCAATATTAACAGTTAA